The following coding sequences are from one bacterium window:
- a CDS encoding asparagine synthetase B: protein MDVTQRDHLKAYGVAFAVLEKGGIVEWLLNYRGGSFRMEALPEIERYCLLRGVTIEQLNAGASAAIDAKIEQANMEAVRLEKAPKVAVYAPAGAQPWDDAVRLALEYAEIPYTRIYDEEVLGGKLPEYDWLHLHHEDFTGQYGKFYGQFRNADWYVRDKREEEARARKLGFAKVSQLKGAVAATFREYVQNGGFLFSMCSGTDALDIALAAQGVDIVDTPFDGDPPEPQAQTKLQYSNSLAFTNFHLIFDPMVYEFSDIDTTPEFGASMRGDDNDYFSLFEFAAKFDPVATMLTQSHTSVVKGFMGQTTAFHKNQLKPGVSVLGEIEGTDEVKYIHGILGKGTWTFFGGHDPEDYRHRVGDPPTDLNLHRNSPGYRLILNNVLFPAAKKKELKT from the coding sequence ATGGATGTAACCCAACGCGACCACTTGAAAGCATACGGCGTAGCCTTTGCCGTACTCGAAAAAGGGGGCATCGTCGAGTGGCTGCTCAACTACCGCGGAGGTAGTTTCCGTATGGAGGCTTTACCGGAAATCGAACGGTATTGCTTGTTGCGTGGAGTAACAATCGAGCAACTAAACGCCGGAGCGTCCGCCGCCATCGACGCTAAAATCGAACAGGCGAATATGGAAGCGGTTCGGCTTGAGAAAGCGCCGAAAGTCGCGGTGTATGCACCGGCAGGGGCGCAACCGTGGGATGACGCAGTACGGCTCGCCCTTGAATACGCCGAGATTCCCTACACTCGGATTTACGATGAAGAGGTATTAGGCGGCAAATTGCCGGAATACGATTGGCTCCATTTACATCACGAAGATTTTACCGGACAGTACGGTAAGTTCTATGGGCAATTTCGCAACGCCGATTGGTACGTCCGGGATAAGCGGGAAGAAGAAGCACGGGCAAGAAAGTTAGGCTTTGCCAAAGTCTCGCAACTGAAAGGTGCCGTAGCCGCAACATTCCGGGAATATGTGCAAAACGGCGGTTTTCTGTTCTCGATGTGCAGCGGTACCGATGCATTGGACATTGCATTGGCGGCACAAGGGGTCGATATCGTCGACACCCCGTTTGATGGCGATCCACCGGAACCGCAAGCCCAAACAAAATTGCAGTACAGCAATAGTCTTGCCTTCACGAATTTTCATTTGATTTTCGATCCGATGGTGTACGAATTCAGCGATATCGATACGACACCGGAATTTGGCGCATCGATGCGTGGCGACGATAACGATTACTTTTCGCTGTTCGAGTTTGCGGCAAAATTCGATCCGGTCGCTACGATGCTAACGCAGAGCCACACCTCGGTCGTCAAAGGCTTTATGGGTCAAACGACGGCATTTCATAAAAATCAATTGAAACCGGGGGTCTCCGTCCTTGGCGAAATCGAAGGCACCGATGAAGTGAAATACATTCATGGCATTCTGGGAAAAGGGACGTGGACATTTTTCGGGGGACACGATCCGGAAGATTACCGTCATCGTGTTGGCGATCCACCGACCGACTTAAATTTGCACCGGAATAGTCCCGGATACCGGTTGATCTTGAATAATGTGCTGTTCCCGGCAGCAAAGAAGAAGGAATTGAAGACGTAG